A stretch of Coccidioides posadasii str. Silveira chromosome 2, complete sequence DNA encodes these proteins:
- the FPR1B gene encoding FK506-binding protein 1B (EggNog:ENOG410PR3Z~COG:O~BUSCO:16198at33183), producing the protein MGVTKKILKEGNGVDKPVKGDDIVMNYRGCLYDSSKPSEHFMGRKFDSTEERGEFKTKIGIGVVIRGWDEAVLQMSLGEKSILTITDDYAYGARGFPGLIPPHATLVFEVELKGINSKRA; encoded by the exons ATGGGCGTCACAAAGAAGATTCTCAAGGAGGGCAATGGCGTCGACAAGCCCGTCAAGGGGGACGATATCGTCATGAACTACCGGGGTTGTCTCTATGACTCCAGCAAACCCTCCGAGCACTTCATGGGAAGGAA ATTCGACTCGACTGAAGAACGTGGCGAATTCAAAACGAAAATTGGCATCGGTGTAGTTATCCGCG GCTGGGACGAGGCCGTCCTCCAAATGTCTCTTGGCGAGAAGAGCATATTAACCATCACTGA TGATTACGCTTACGGTGCACG TGGTTTCCCTGGACTCATTCCGCCGCATGCGACTCTCGTCTT CGAAGTCGAACTCAAAGGCATCAACAGCAAACGGGCGTAA